A portion of the Burkholderia pseudomultivorans genome contains these proteins:
- a CDS encoding peptidylprolyl isomerase: MKKTLRFAAVVSSLAASAALLGAAPAAAQALGSQGAQLADEVVAVVNNDVITGRELDQRVGLIARRLQQQNAPVPPTDQLRAQVLNQMVLERIQVQKAKDDGIRIDDATVQATLQRLAQANGMTLDQYRARLESQGVPWSIFTADARTELMLSKLREREVDGKITVSDAEVANYIASQRGPNASQQQDLRFQHIFIKAPTNAPQTEIEAAQKKAEALLQQATSGADFEKLAKNNSEASDAKKGGDLGFKSPSALPAEVVDAASKLRPGQVNPTLIRVPDGFEIVRLVDRRQSQGATAAAPKIVQTHVRHILLRVGEGKSEGQARQQLLDIRNQIEAGGDFAKFARTYSQDGSASQGGDLGWISPGETVPEFERAMNNLQDGQISQPVRTEYGYHLIQVIGRRDAEGSVQQQMDIARQAIGQRKAEQAYADWLRELRDSSYVQYKIGGVGPAN, encoded by the coding sequence ATGAAGAAAACCCTTCGTTTCGCGGCAGTCGTGTCCAGCCTTGCCGCGTCCGCCGCGCTGCTCGGCGCCGCGCCGGCCGCGGCGCAGGCGCTCGGTTCGCAAGGCGCGCAGCTCGCCGACGAAGTCGTCGCGGTCGTCAACAACGACGTGATCACGGGCCGCGAACTCGACCAGCGCGTCGGCCTGATCGCGCGCCGGCTGCAGCAGCAGAACGCACCGGTGCCGCCGACCGACCAGCTGCGGGCGCAGGTGCTGAACCAGATGGTGCTCGAACGCATCCAGGTGCAGAAGGCCAAGGACGACGGGATCCGCATCGACGATGCGACCGTGCAGGCCACGCTGCAGCGGCTCGCGCAGGCCAACGGGATGACGCTCGACCAGTATCGCGCGCGCCTCGAATCGCAGGGCGTGCCCTGGAGCATCTTCACGGCCGATGCGCGTACCGAGCTGATGCTGTCGAAGCTGCGCGAGCGCGAGGTCGACGGCAAGATCACCGTGTCGGACGCCGAGGTCGCGAACTACATCGCGAGCCAGCGCGGGCCGAACGCGTCGCAGCAGCAGGACCTGCGCTTCCAGCACATCTTCATCAAGGCGCCGACCAACGCGCCGCAGACCGAAATCGAAGCCGCGCAGAAGAAGGCCGAAGCGCTGCTGCAGCAGGCGACGTCGGGCGCCGATTTCGAGAAGCTCGCGAAGAACAATTCGGAAGCGAGCGACGCGAAGAAGGGCGGCGATCTCGGCTTCAAGTCGCCGAGCGCGCTGCCGGCCGAAGTCGTCGACGCCGCGTCGAAGCTGCGTCCGGGCCAGGTCAACCCGACGCTGATCCGCGTGCCGGACGGCTTCGAGATCGTCCGCCTGGTCGATCGCCGCCAGAGCCAGGGCGCCACGGCCGCCGCGCCGAAGATCGTGCAGACGCACGTGCGCCACATCCTGCTGCGCGTCGGCGAAGGCAAGTCCGAAGGGCAGGCGCGCCAGCAACTGCTCGACATCCGCAACCAGATCGAGGCAGGCGGCGATTTCGCGAAGTTCGCGCGCACCTATTCGCAGGACGGCTCGGCGTCGCAGGGCGGCGATCTCGGCTGGATCAGCCCCGGCGAGACGGTGCCGGAATTCGAGCGCGCGATGAACAACCTGCAGGACGGCCAGATCAGCCAGCCGGTGCGCACCGAGTACGGTTACCACCTGATCCAGGTGATCGGCCGCCGCGACGCGGAAGGCTCCGTGCAGCAGCAGATGGACATCGCGCGTCAGGCGATCGGCCAGCGCAAGGCCGAACAGGCGTATGCGGACTGGCTGCGCGAGCTGCGCGATTCGTCGTACGTGCAGTACAAGATCGGCGGCGTCGGCCCGGCGAACTGA
- a CDS encoding LPS-assembly protein LptD has product MPPKPLFPNVFPADGAPRKRRLALALLAVPGLVPAVSHAQLTGAAAQPQPLDSPWDLRLAPQLEDHPLKDGAKPAAFVIADHTSGTAEQDMAAKGSAELRRGDAVVKADALHYDQDTDMADAYGQVRVINGGTSFAGPEAHLKIEANQGFMTAPKYHFNVTGGSGSAERVDLLDSERSVFVNGTYTACQCATHPAWYIKGSRFDFDTGADEGTARNGVLFFQGVPIFASPWMTFPLSGERRSGLLPPTFSMNSNNGFELSLPYYFNIAPNRDLTITPRIISRRGVQTEATFRYLSPSYSGTFTANYLPDDRLAHRNRYAIYWQHQQNFGGGFGGYVYYNKVSDNTYPEDLGSMNQFINGTQTLYQQEAGLTYNNGPWSVLARYQHWQTLPPSIAPYSREPQLNVKYTKYNVGGFDFGAEADYSRFRITTADSTEGDRIVFNPYIAYGVYGPGYFVVPKVQYHFASYDLNYLSSSTPNNPKRFTESIPTVSFDSGLIFDRSVRLFGQDFIQTLEPRLYYVYTPYRDQSNAPLFDTAESDFGLAEIYQPNTFVGNDRIADANRITAGLTSRFIDPRTGDERARFVVAQQYYFADQRVTLNSGQSAVQARHSDLIVGAALKLGSGFMSETAFQYNQNNNQLVKSSVGFGFSPGERKVINVGYRYTRANTTLDGQPINQFLVSAQWPLTRRLYAVGRFNYDLAGDRVVDGLLGLQYDADCWALGVGVQRFANGVNSSGQQNSSTRFMMQLTLKGLSTVDNGLVAAFRAGVPGYQPLPSAPPPMSRFSNYE; this is encoded by the coding sequence ATGCCGCCCAAACCGCTATTCCCGAATGTCTTCCCCGCTGACGGGGCGCCGCGCAAACGGCGGCTCGCGCTCGCACTGCTGGCCGTGCCCGGCCTCGTGCCGGCCGTGTCGCACGCGCAGCTGACGGGCGCGGCCGCGCAGCCGCAGCCGCTCGACTCGCCGTGGGATCTGCGTCTCGCACCGCAGCTCGAGGATCATCCGCTGAAGGACGGTGCGAAGCCGGCCGCCTTCGTGATCGCCGACCATACGAGCGGCACCGCCGAGCAGGACATGGCCGCGAAGGGCTCCGCCGAGCTGCGGCGCGGCGACGCGGTCGTGAAGGCCGACGCGCTCCACTACGATCAGGATACCGACATGGCCGACGCGTACGGCCAGGTCCGCGTGATCAATGGCGGCACGTCGTTCGCAGGCCCCGAGGCGCATCTGAAGATCGAGGCGAACCAGGGCTTCATGACCGCGCCGAAGTATCACTTCAACGTGACGGGCGGCTCGGGCAGCGCGGAACGCGTCGACCTGCTCGACAGCGAGCGCTCGGTGTTCGTCAACGGCACCTACACGGCGTGCCAGTGCGCGACCCATCCCGCGTGGTACATCAAGGGCAGCCGCTTCGACTTCGACACGGGCGCCGACGAGGGCACCGCGCGCAACGGCGTGCTGTTCTTCCAGGGCGTGCCGATCTTCGCGAGCCCGTGGATGACCTTCCCGCTGTCGGGCGAGCGCCGCAGCGGCCTGCTGCCGCCGACGTTCTCGATGAACTCGAACAACGGGTTCGAGCTGTCGCTGCCGTACTACTTCAACATCGCGCCGAACCGCGACCTGACGATCACGCCGCGCATCATCTCGCGGCGCGGCGTGCAGACCGAGGCGACGTTCCGCTACCTGTCGCCCAGCTATTCGGGCACGTTTACGGCGAACTACCTGCCGGACGACCGGCTTGCGCACCGCAACCGCTACGCGATCTACTGGCAGCACCAGCAGAACTTCGGCGGCGGGTTCGGCGGCTACGTCTATTACAACAAGGTCTCGGACAACACCTATCCCGAAGACCTTGGGTCGATGAACCAGTTCATCAACGGGACGCAGACGCTGTACCAGCAGGAAGCGGGGCTCACGTACAACAACGGCCCGTGGTCGGTGCTCGCGCGCTACCAGCACTGGCAGACGCTGCCGCCGTCGATCGCGCCGTACAGCCGCGAGCCGCAGTTGAACGTGAAGTACACGAAGTACAACGTCGGCGGCTTCGACTTCGGCGCGGAAGCCGACTATTCGCGGTTCCGCATCACGACGGCCGATTCGACCGAAGGCGACCGGATCGTCTTCAACCCGTACATCGCATACGGCGTGTACGGGCCCGGCTACTTCGTCGTGCCGAAGGTGCAGTACCACTTCGCGTCGTACGACCTGAACTACCTGTCGTCGAGCACGCCGAACAACCCGAAGCGCTTCACCGAGTCGATCCCGACCGTGAGCTTCGACTCGGGCCTGATCTTCGACCGCTCGGTGCGCCTGTTCGGCCAGGACTTCATCCAGACCCTCGAGCCGCGCCTGTACTACGTGTACACGCCGTACCGCGACCAGTCGAACGCGCCGCTGTTCGACACCGCGGAATCGGACTTCGGCCTCGCGGAGATCTACCAGCCGAACACGTTCGTCGGCAACGACCGGATCGCCGACGCGAACCGGATCACGGCCGGCCTGACGTCGCGCTTCATCGATCCGCGTACCGGCGACGAGCGCGCGCGCTTCGTGGTCGCGCAGCAGTACTACTTCGCCGACCAGCGCGTGACGCTGAATTCCGGCCAGTCCGCGGTGCAGGCGCGCCATTCCGACCTGATCGTCGGCGCCGCGCTGAAGCTCGGCTCGGGCTTCATGTCCGAGACGGCGTTCCAGTACAACCAGAACAACAACCAGCTCGTGAAGTCGAGCGTCGGTTTCGGCTTCAGCCCCGGCGAGCGCAAGGTGATCAACGTCGGCTATCGCTACACGCGCGCGAACACGACGCTCGACGGCCAGCCGATCAACCAGTTCCTGGTGTCCGCGCAATGGCCGCTCACGCGGCGCCTGTACGCGGTGGGCCGCTTCAACTACGATCTGGCCGGCGATCGCGTGGTCGACGGGCTGCTCGGCTTACAATACGACGCGGATTGCTGGGCGCTCGGCGTCGGTGTGCAGCGCTTCGCGAACGGCGTGAATTCGTCGGGACAGCAGAATTCGTCGACGCGCTTCATGATGCAGCTGACGCTCAAGGGGCTGTCGACCGTCGACAACGGCCTCGTGGCCGCGTTCCGCGCCGGGGTGCCGGGCTATCAGCCGCTGCCGTCGGCGCCGCCGCCGATGTCCCGCTTCAGCAACTACGAGTAA
- a CDS encoding aminoglycoside phosphotransferase family protein, whose amino-acid sequence MTPPSTAAHPDARVDALAAWLRPLAGRYALDLSTLAPASSDASFRRYFRVASAASPGGSLIAVDAPPPEKCREFVQVAQLLAAAGDHVPEVLAHDFDAGFMLVTDLGRTSYISVLDPAQPLAARPLMRDAFDALIRFQLTSKPDVLPPFDEAFLRREMELMPEWFVGRHLGKPVTDAMRGTLDRTFALLVASAHAQPQGFMLRDFMPRNLMVCEPNPGILDFQDAVYGPLTYDVVSLLRDAFISWDEEFELDCFAYYWEKAKKAGLPVDPDFGEFYRQLEWMGLQRHIKVLGLFARINYRDGKPHYLDDLPRFIGYARKVALRYRPLVPFAKLLDELEGNAAAEVGYTF is encoded by the coding sequence ATGACGCCCCCATCCACCGCCGCTCACCCCGACGCCCGCGTCGACGCGCTCGCCGCCTGGCTGCGCCCGCTCGCCGGCCGCTACGCCCTCGACCTGTCGACCCTCGCGCCCGCGTCGTCGGACGCCAGTTTCCGCCGCTATTTCCGTGTCGCGTCGGCCGCGAGCCCCGGCGGCTCGCTGATCGCCGTCGATGCGCCGCCGCCCGAGAAATGCCGCGAATTCGTGCAGGTCGCGCAGCTGCTCGCCGCCGCCGGCGACCATGTGCCGGAGGTGCTGGCCCACGATTTCGACGCCGGCTTCATGCTCGTGACCGATCTCGGCCGCACCTCGTACATCTCGGTGCTCGATCCGGCCCAGCCGCTCGCCGCGCGGCCGCTGATGCGCGACGCGTTCGACGCGCTGATCCGCTTCCAGCTGACGTCGAAGCCCGACGTGCTGCCGCCGTTCGACGAGGCGTTCCTGCGCCGCGAGATGGAGCTGATGCCCGAATGGTTCGTCGGCCGCCATCTCGGCAAGCCCGTCACCGACGCGATGCGCGGCACGCTCGACCGCACCTTCGCGCTGCTGGTCGCGAGCGCGCACGCGCAGCCGCAGGGCTTCATGCTGCGCGACTTCATGCCGCGCAACCTGATGGTCTGCGAGCCGAACCCGGGCATCCTCGACTTCCAGGACGCCGTCTACGGGCCGCTGACGTACGACGTCGTGTCGCTGCTGCGCGACGCGTTCATCAGCTGGGACGAGGAATTCGAGCTCGACTGCTTCGCGTACTACTGGGAAAAGGCGAAGAAGGCCGGCCTGCCGGTCGATCCCGACTTCGGCGAATTCTACCGGCAGCTCGAATGGATGGGCCTGCAGCGCCACATCAAGGTGCTCGGCCTGTTCGCGCGGATCAACTACCGCGACGGCAAGCCGCACTACCTGGACGACCTGCCGCGCTTCATCGGCTACGCGCGCAAGGTCGCGCTGCGCTACCGGCCGCTCGTGCCGTTCGCGAAGCTGCTCGACGAGCTCGAGGGCAACGCGGCGGCCGAAGTGGGCTATACGTTCTGA
- the murU gene encoding N-acetylmuramate alpha-1-phosphate uridylyltransferase MurU: MTPILTTAMIFAAGRGERMRPLTDTCPKPLLEAGGKPLIVWQIEGLARAGIDTIVINHAWLGAQIEAALGDGSRWGVRLLYSAEGEALETAGGIAQALPLLERDGRPTVFVAVSGDVFCAFDYRTLAPRAERMAALDAPAMHLVMVPNPPFHPAGDFALADGRLSLDGAARVTFGNIGLYDTRMFRDLAPGTRRALTPYYRAAIGAGRASGELYEGIWENVGTPAQLGELDARLRAAK, translated from the coding sequence ATGACTCCTATCCTGACCACGGCGATGATCTTCGCCGCCGGGCGCGGTGAACGCATGCGCCCGCTGACCGACACCTGCCCGAAGCCGCTGCTCGAAGCGGGCGGCAAGCCGCTGATCGTCTGGCAGATCGAAGGCCTTGCGCGCGCCGGCATCGACACCATCGTCATCAACCACGCATGGCTCGGCGCGCAGATCGAAGCCGCGCTCGGCGACGGCTCGCGCTGGGGCGTGCGGCTGCTGTATTCGGCCGAAGGCGAAGCGCTCGAGACCGCCGGCGGCATCGCGCAGGCGCTGCCGCTGCTCGAGCGCGACGGCCGGCCGACCGTGTTCGTCGCCGTCAGCGGCGACGTGTTCTGCGCGTTCGACTACCGCACGCTCGCGCCGCGCGCCGAACGGATGGCCGCGCTCGATGCGCCGGCGATGCACCTCGTGATGGTGCCGAACCCGCCGTTCCACCCGGCCGGCGACTTCGCGCTGGCGGACGGCCGCCTGTCGCTCGACGGCGCCGCGCGCGTGACGTTCGGCAATATCGGGCTGTACGACACGCGGATGTTCCGCGATCTCGCGCCCGGCACGCGGCGCGCGCTGACGCCGTACTATCGCGCGGCGATCGGAGCCGGCCGCGCGAGCGGCGAGCTGTACGAAGGCATCTGGGAGAACGTCGGCACGCCCGCGCAGCTGGGCGAGCTGGACGCGCGGCTGCGCGCCGCGAAGTAA
- a CDS encoding ABCB family ABC transporter ATP-binding protein/permease, giving the protein MRRFPASGEPAPASTGPRNDWQTIRSLLPYLATYKWRVALALGCLIGAKVANLGVPVVMKRIVDHLSAVQQLTALGRAEQSAGVVLAGGVGLLVIAYALVRLSTSLFTELREILFSKVTESAVRQLALQVFRHLHGLSLRFHLERQTGGMSRDIERGTRGIQQLISYSLYSILPTLVEVGLVLGFFVVKYEAYYAYVTFAALITYIVFTVKVTNWRTHFRRTMNELDSRANSRAIDSLINYETVKYFGNEEWEAQRYDENLRRYRKAAIRSQNSLSVLNFGQQAIIGTGLVFILWRATQGVLAGKLTLGDLVLINTFMLQLYIPLNFLGVVYRELKQSLTDMDRMFGLLSAAREVADRPDAPPLAVAGAQVRFEHVNFAYEPSRPILHDVTFTIDAGTTTAVVGHSGSGKSTLSRLLFRFYDLDRQAGGAIRIDGQDIRDVTQDSLRASIGIVPQDTVLFNDSIYYNIAYGRPTATRDEVIAAARAAHIHDFIESLPKGYDTPVGERGLKLSGGEKQRVAIARTLLKDPPILLFDEATSALDSRSERAIQHELDQIARHRTTLVIAHRLSTVVHAQQILVMDHGRIVERGTHDELVRADGLYAQMWALQQQRAAAGGEEAEAA; this is encoded by the coding sequence ATGCGCCGATTTCCCGCTTCCGGCGAGCCCGCGCCGGCTTCGACCGGGCCTCGCAACGACTGGCAGACGATCCGTTCGCTGCTGCCGTATCTCGCGACCTACAAATGGCGCGTCGCGCTCGCGCTCGGCTGCCTGATCGGCGCGAAGGTCGCGAACCTCGGCGTGCCGGTCGTGATGAAGCGCATCGTCGACCATCTGTCGGCCGTGCAGCAGCTCACCGCGCTCGGTCGCGCGGAGCAGTCGGCCGGCGTCGTGCTCGCGGGCGGCGTCGGGCTGCTGGTGATCGCGTATGCGCTGGTGCGGTTGTCGACGTCGCTGTTTACCGAGCTGCGCGAGATCCTGTTCTCGAAGGTCACCGAGAGCGCGGTGCGCCAGCTCGCGCTGCAGGTGTTCCGGCATCTGCACGGGCTGTCGCTGCGCTTTCACCTCGAACGCCAGACCGGCGGCATGTCGCGCGACATCGAGCGCGGCACGCGCGGCATCCAGCAGCTGATCTCGTATTCGCTGTACAGCATCCTGCCGACGCTCGTCGAGGTCGGGCTCGTGCTCGGCTTCTTCGTCGTCAAGTACGAGGCCTATTACGCGTACGTGACCTTCGCCGCGCTGATCACGTACATCGTGTTCACCGTGAAGGTCACGAACTGGCGCACGCACTTTCGCCGCACGATGAACGAACTCGACTCGCGCGCCAATTCGCGCGCGATCGATTCGCTGATCAACTACGAGACGGTCAAGTATTTCGGCAACGAGGAATGGGAAGCGCAGCGCTACGACGAGAACCTGCGCCGCTACCGCAAGGCCGCGATCCGCTCGCAGAATTCGCTGTCGGTGCTGAACTTCGGCCAGCAGGCGATCATCGGCACCGGGCTCGTGTTCATCCTGTGGCGCGCGACGCAGGGCGTGCTCGCCGGCAAGCTGACGCTCGGCGACCTGGTGCTGATCAATACCTTCATGCTGCAGCTGTACATTCCGCTGAACTTTCTCGGCGTCGTCTATCGCGAGCTGAAGCAGAGCCTCACCGACATGGACCGGATGTTCGGGCTGCTGTCGGCCGCGCGGGAAGTCGCGGACCGGCCCGACGCGCCGCCGCTCGCGGTGGCCGGCGCGCAGGTGCGCTTCGAGCACGTGAACTTCGCGTACGAGCCGTCGCGGCCGATCCTGCACGACGTGACGTTCACGATCGACGCGGGCACGACGACGGCGGTGGTCGGCCACAGCGGCTCGGGCAAGTCGACGCTGTCGCGGCTGCTGTTTCGCTTCTACGATCTCGACCGGCAGGCGGGCGGCGCGATCCGCATCGACGGGCAGGACATCCGCGACGTCACGCAGGACTCGCTGCGCGCGTCGATCGGGATCGTGCCGCAGGACACCGTGCTGTTCAACGACTCGATCTACTACAACATCGCATACGGCCGGCCGACCGCGACCCGCGACGAGGTGATCGCGGCCGCGCGCGCCGCGCATATCCACGACTTCATCGAAAGCCTGCCGAAGGGCTATGACACGCCGGTCGGCGAGCGCGGGCTCAAGCTGTCGGGCGGCGAGAAGCAGCGCGTCGCGATCGCGCGCACGCTGCTGAAGGATCCGCCGATCCTGCTGTTCGACGAGGCGACGTCGGCGCTCGATTCGCGCTCGGAGCGCGCGATCCAGCACGAACTCGACCAGATCGCGCGGCACCGGACCACGCTCGTGATCGCGCACCGGCTGTCGACGGTCGTGCATGCGCAGCAGATCCTCGTGATGGACCACGGGAGGATCGTCGAGCGCGGCACGCATGACGAACTCGTGCGCGCGGACGGCTTGTACGCGCAGATGTGGGCGCTGCAGCAGCAGCGCGCGGCGGCGGGCGGGGAAGAGGCCGAAGCCGCGTGA
- a CDS encoding acyl-CoA thioesterase: protein MTDSTLELPQKQPALRVVPQPHDANVHGDVFGGWIMSQVDIAGSIPASQRANGRVATVAVNSFVFKQPVFVGDLLSFFATITRTGNTSITVDVEVYAQRMRLMGEVVKVTEATLTYVATGPDRKPRPLPPL from the coding sequence ATGACCGATTCGACCCTCGAACTTCCGCAAAAGCAGCCCGCGCTGCGCGTCGTCCCGCAACCGCACGACGCGAACGTCCACGGCGACGTGTTCGGCGGCTGGATCATGTCGCAGGTCGACATCGCCGGCTCGATTCCGGCGAGCCAGCGCGCGAACGGCCGCGTCGCGACGGTCGCGGTCAATTCGTTCGTGTTCAAGCAGCCGGTGTTCGTCGGCGACCTGCTGAGCTTCTTCGCCACCATCACGCGCACCGGCAACACGTCGATCACGGTCGACGTCGAGGTGTACGCGCAGCGCATGCGCCTGATGGGCGAAGTCGTGAAAGTCACCGAGGCGACGCTCACCTACGTCGCGACCGGCCCCGACCGCAAGCCGCGTCCGCTGCCGCCGCTCTGA
- a CDS encoding nitrate reductase associated protein, whose product MGLSDAPLLFNFEHESSENLKYIPMIVRFNLDRFGLRISLEQWQMLPLEDRRLLARFPADEDAAIEPNFDHALFEMLRTHADLEPSWFQPDEQPAWRTTETVPDALVQQSALAGLPAPALGQWQQLAPFQRYVLMKLSRKPKLNHDFLPAMREFGLAAPH is encoded by the coding sequence ATGGGACTCAGCGACGCACCGTTGCTATTCAATTTCGAACACGAATCGTCGGAAAACCTCAAATACATCCCGATGATCGTGCGTTTCAATCTCGACCGCTTCGGTCTGCGGATCTCGCTCGAACAGTGGCAGATGCTGCCGCTCGAGGATCGCAGGCTGCTCGCGCGCTTTCCGGCCGACGAGGACGCCGCGATCGAGCCGAACTTCGACCATGCGCTGTTCGAGATGCTGCGCACGCACGCGGATCTCGAACCGTCGTGGTTCCAGCCGGACGAGCAGCCGGCCTGGCGCACCACCGAAACGGTGCCGGACGCGCTGGTGCAGCAGAGCGCGCTGGCCGGGCTGCCGGCGCCCGCGCTCGGGCAATGGCAGCAGCTCGCGCCGTTCCAGCGCTACGTGCTGATGAAGCTGTCGCGCAAGCCGAAACTCAATCACGATTTCCTGCCCGCGATGCGCGAGTTCGGGCTCGCCGCGCCGCACTGA
- the fdhD gene encoding formate dehydrogenase accessory sulfurtransferase FdhD → MNPIETAEPRGAIELSVQRTRGGAVVTAHDYVGQEWPVALVFNGISHAVMMCTPCDLEAFAVGFAISEGIVERGSDIKDIEVFLHADAPLPYAEVHLEVVQQAFAALKDRRRALAGRTGCGVCGIESIDLLDLAPERVPDTGFLARLAPDALSRAAHALPAHQTLTQLTGGLHAAAWCDATGAIRTAFEDVGRHNALDKLIGSLVLSRADTTDGFVFLSSRASYELVRKAARVGIPMVATISAPSSLAIDIAKAAGLRLVSFCRETGHVDYGTA, encoded by the coding sequence GTGAATCCGATTGAAACCGCCGAACCGCGCGGCGCGATCGAACTGTCCGTGCAGCGCACGCGCGGCGGCGCGGTCGTCACCGCGCACGACTACGTCGGCCAGGAATGGCCGGTCGCGCTCGTCTTCAACGGCATTTCGCATGCGGTGATGATGTGCACGCCGTGCGACCTCGAGGCGTTCGCGGTCGGTTTCGCGATCTCGGAAGGGATCGTCGAGCGCGGCAGCGACATCAAGGACATCGAGGTGTTCCTGCATGCCGACGCACCGCTGCCGTATGCGGAAGTGCATCTGGAGGTCGTCCAGCAGGCGTTTGCCGCGCTGAAGGACCGGCGCCGCGCGCTCGCCGGCCGTACCGGCTGCGGCGTGTGCGGGATCGAAAGCATCGACCTGCTCGACCTCGCGCCCGAGCGCGTGCCCGATACCGGCTTTCTCGCGCGCCTCGCGCCCGACGCGCTGTCGCGCGCGGCGCACGCGCTGCCCGCGCACCAGACGCTCACGCAACTGACCGGCGGCCTGCACGCGGCCGCATGGTGCGACGCAACAGGCGCGATCCGCACCGCGTTCGAGGATGTCGGCCGCCACAATGCGCTGGACAAGCTGATCGGCTCGCTCGTGCTGTCGCGCGCCGACACCACCGACGGCTTCGTGTTCCTGTCGAGCCGCGCGAGCTACGAGCTGGTGCGCAAGGCCGCGCGCGTCGGCATCCCGATGGTCGCGACCATTTCCGCGCCGTCGTCGCTCGCGATCGACATCGCGAAAGCGGCCGGCCTGCGCCTCGTCAGCTTCTGCCGCGAAACCGGCCACGTCGACTACGGCACCGCGTGA
- a CDS encoding enoyl-CoA hydratase, translating to MTDILVERADGVMTITIARPAKKNALTAAMYQTMADALADAQEDKAVRAILLRGSDGNFSAGNDLEDFLKSPPKDENASVFQFLARISGASKPVVAAVPGIAIGVGVTMLLHCDLVYAADTATFSLPFAQLGLCPEAASSVLLPRLAGHQVAAEKLLLGEAFDALEAHRIGIVNRVLPAAELDAFAAKQAAKLAALPASSLRVTKALLKDTGGVTVAARMTEEAGHFAAMLRAPEAREAMTAFFEKRKPDFRQFD from the coding sequence GTGACGGATATCCTGGTGGAACGCGCCGATGGCGTGATGACGATCACGATCGCGCGCCCGGCGAAGAAGAACGCGCTGACGGCGGCGATGTATCAGACGATGGCCGATGCGCTGGCCGACGCGCAGGAGGACAAGGCGGTCCGCGCGATCCTGCTGCGCGGCAGCGACGGCAACTTCAGCGCGGGGAACGATCTCGAGGACTTCCTGAAGTCGCCGCCGAAGGACGAGAACGCGTCGGTCTTCCAGTTTCTCGCGCGCATCAGCGGTGCGAGCAAGCCGGTCGTCGCGGCGGTGCCGGGCATCGCGATCGGCGTCGGCGTGACGATGCTGCTGCACTGCGACCTCGTCTACGCGGCCGACACCGCGACGTTCTCGCTGCCGTTCGCGCAGCTCGGGCTGTGCCCGGAAGCCGCGTCGAGCGTGCTGCTGCCGCGCCTCGCCGGCCATCAGGTCGCGGCCGAGAAGCTGCTGCTCGGCGAGGCGTTCGATGCGCTGGAGGCGCACCGGATCGGCATCGTCAACCGCGTGCTGCCGGCGGCCGAACTGGACGCGTTCGCCGCGAAGCAGGCCGCGAAGCTCGCGGCGCTGCCGGCGTCGTCGCTGCGCGTGACGAAGGCGCTGCTGAAGGATACGGGCGGCGTGACCGTTGCCGCGCGGATGACCGAGGAGGCCGGCCATTTCGCCGCGATGCTGCGCGCGCCCGAAGCGCGCGAGGCGATGACGGCGTTCTTCGAGAAGCGCAAGCCGGATTTCCGTCAGTTCGACTGA